A section of the Pedobacter sp. HDW13 genome encodes:
- a CDS encoding lacto-N-biose phosphorylase central domain-containing protein, with amino-acid sequence MKLLFRFCVAGLLTASSIAASAQTVTLDYFFNRETRKDKQGKEIRFHYLWSERASSGFSILGNTFKKEGFKLDSLETAPTAANLKGSDVYLIVDPDRPKENPKPNYIEAEHIKAISAWVKQGGALVMFANDSANVELPHFNKLAGVFGIHFSNEMQNHVIDDAHFEDGAIVTKNNPVFKTASKIFMKDVCAIETKGAAKPVLKNGAGATVIATTKYGKGNVVAIADPWLYDEYVNGRLPKEMGFENDKAAVDLVKWLKTLAKK; translated from the coding sequence ATGAAATTACTTTTTAGATTTTGCGTAGCGGGCTTATTAACTGCATCATCAATTGCTGCCAGTGCACAAACTGTTACACTCGATTACTTTTTTAACCGCGAAACCCGTAAAGACAAGCAAGGCAAAGAAATCCGTTTTCATTACCTGTGGAGTGAGCGCGCAAGCAGTGGTTTTTCTATTTTGGGCAATACTTTTAAGAAAGAGGGCTTTAAATTAGATTCGCTCGAAACAGCACCTACAGCAGCAAATTTAAAAGGAAGTGATGTTTATTTAATTGTCGATCCCGACAGACCAAAAGAAAACCCCAAGCCAAATTATATAGAAGCCGAGCATATCAAAGCCATTTCTGCCTGGGTAAAACAGGGCGGGGCATTGGTGATGTTTGCTAACGATAGCGCCAATGTAGAGCTGCCACACTTTAATAAGCTGGCTGGTGTATTTGGAATACATTTTAGCAATGAAATGCAAAACCACGTAATTGATGATGCCCATTTTGAAGATGGTGCTATTGTAACCAAAAACAACCCGGTATTTAAAACTGCTTCAAAAATTTTCATGAAAGATGTGTGCGCCATCGAAACCAAAGGTGCAGCAAAACCTGTATTGAAAAATGGTGCAGGTGCAACTGTTATTGCGACTACAAAATATGGTAAAGGCAATGTAGTTGCCATCGCCGATCCATGGTTATACGATGAATACGTAAATGGCCGTTTGCCTAAAGAGATGGGCTTCGAAAACGATAAAGCGGCTGTTGATCTGGTTAAATGGTTAAAAACCCTGGCCAAAAAATAA
- a CDS encoding DUF1543 domain-containing protein: MLVLSDINTFGNKMEEKGLTPPKLFMILLGSKAPKRNVEQHDYFFGIAHSLKELITEIKAFWPEAGNSIHLDGWREVSYVEGYRIKVVPRSNDTPTGVKKLFFINLGGYQSGLLYEQHYIVLSVHDERAQAIQEAKKTLFFKTKSIKGANSHIDEKYGIDVDDIYKIEDILNKEARKKYQIEITESTGLPEDEIHLGYFKLDKL, translated from the coding sequence TTGTTAGTCTTATCGGACATCAATACGTTTGGCAACAAAATGGAGGAAAAAGGACTAACACCACCCAAATTGTTTATGATTTTACTGGGATCGAAAGCGCCTAAAAGAAATGTAGAGCAGCACGACTATTTTTTTGGGATAGCACACAGTTTAAAGGAATTAATAACGGAAATAAAAGCTTTCTGGCCCGAAGCGGGCAACAGTATCCACCTGGATGGCTGGCGCGAAGTAAGTTATGTGGAGGGATACCGGATTAAAGTAGTGCCACGAAGTAACGATACGCCCACCGGGGTAAAGAAACTCTTTTTCATCAACCTTGGCGGATATCAATCAGGCTTGCTTTACGAACAGCATTACATTGTACTATCGGTACACGATGAGCGGGCACAAGCCATACAGGAGGCTAAGAAGACCTTATTTTTTAAAACAAAATCAATCAAAGGCGCCAATTCACATATTGATGAAAAATATGGAATTGACGTTGATGATATCTATAAAATAGAAGATATATTAAATAAGGAGGCCAGGAAAAAATACCAGATAGAAATTACCGAATCAACCGGCTTACCAGAAGATGAAATTCATTTAGGTTATTTTAAACTGGATAAACTTTAA
- a CDS encoding FAD/NAD(P)-binding protein, with protein MGKGKLNKRIAIIGGGPSALFMYKRLVESKRKDLQIDIFERKDYLGAGMPYSTEGANNEHITNVSDNEIPVIFNSIAEWVKTAPKPLLKKFDIDPQKFNEYKVLPRLFFGEYLIAQFELLRSFATKKGIITKVHLNTVVEDVIDHPRKKEVVVKLQEGGWFEFDSLIICTGHNWPKKYEGKIEGYFDSPYPPQKMLLKLNHPVGLMGSSLTAIDAVRTLAKANGKFINAKDGKLSYELNKDSEGFKLIMHSRNGLLPAIRFHLEDPHLGKGETLLKTEIQEHIKANDGFVSLDFLFEQNFKARFIKEDPGFYKKIKDLTLEEFVANMMASREKKEPFELFKQEYIEAEKSIRKKKSVYWKEALAILSFTMNYPAKYLSAEDMERLQKVLMPLISIVIAFVPQSSCRILFALHDAGILEIIEVGDDSEVKPIKKGGANYHYYNSQNKKVVRHFETFVDCVGQPHLSFKDFPFKSLVKKGKISQARLAFKSAEVGQETKQGGNKQVRIVEGKYFLNVPGSTINDYFQVVDKKGNSNDRVYLMAVPYMGGYNPDYSGLDFCEAASTIVTQQILI; from the coding sequence ATGGGTAAGGGAAAATTAAATAAGCGAATCGCCATCATTGGTGGCGGACCAAGTGCGCTTTTTATGTATAAAAGACTTGTCGAATCGAAAAGGAAAGACCTGCAAATCGATATTTTTGAACGAAAAGACTATCTGGGAGCCGGTATGCCATACAGTACCGAAGGAGCAAACAACGAGCACATTACCAATGTATCTGATAACGAAATCCCGGTAATTTTTAATTCCATTGCAGAATGGGTCAAAACGGCACCTAAACCGTTGCTGAAAAAATTTGATATCGATCCCCAGAAATTTAATGAGTATAAAGTGCTGCCAAGGTTATTTTTTGGTGAATATCTGATTGCACAATTTGAGCTATTAAGAAGTTTTGCTACCAAGAAAGGAATCATAACAAAGGTTCATCTCAACACTGTGGTTGAAGATGTGATCGACCATCCGCGTAAAAAGGAGGTAGTTGTAAAGCTGCAGGAAGGTGGTTGGTTTGAGTTCGATAGTTTAATTATTTGTACCGGTCACAACTGGCCCAAAAAGTACGAAGGTAAAATCGAGGGTTATTTCGATTCTCCTTATCCGCCTCAAAAAATGTTGTTAAAACTTAATCATCCTGTTGGCTTAATGGGTTCATCGTTAACCGCTATCGATGCGGTAAGAACACTGGCTAAGGCAAATGGTAAATTTATAAACGCTAAAGATGGCAAGCTCAGTTACGAACTTAACAAGGATAGTGAAGGTTTCAAGCTCATTATGCATTCCAGGAATGGGTTATTACCTGCCATCCGGTTTCATTTAGAAGACCCACATTTAGGTAAGGGCGAAACCTTACTCAAAACAGAAATTCAGGAACATATTAAAGCAAATGATGGCTTTGTGAGCCTCGATTTTTTATTTGAGCAGAATTTTAAAGCCAGGTTTATTAAAGAAGATCCCGGTTTCTACAAAAAAATAAAAGATTTAACGCTTGAAGAGTTTGTAGCAAACATGATGGCTTCCAGGGAGAAGAAAGAGCCTTTTGAGCTTTTTAAACAAGAGTATATAGAAGCCGAAAAATCCATCCGTAAAAAGAAATCGGTTTATTGGAAAGAAGCACTTGCTATTTTAAGCTTTACCATGAACTATCCTGCCAAATATTTATCGGCGGAAGATATGGAACGACTGCAAAAAGTATTAATGCCCTTAATATCCATTGTAATTGCATTTGTGCCACAAAGTTCATGTAGAATCTTATTTGCTTTGCATGATGCCGGCATTTTAGAAATTATTGAAGTTGGTGATGATAGTGAGGTTAAACCCATTAAAAAAGGTGGAGCCAATTATCATTATTACAACAGCCAGAATAAAAAGGTTGTGAGGCATTTTGAGACTTTTGTTGATTGCGTTGGGCAGCCCCATCTCTCTTTTAAAGATTTTCCATTTAAAAGCCTGGTTAAAAAAGGTAAAATCAGTCAGGCCAGGCTTGCTTTTAAGTCAGCCGAGGTTGGCCAGGAAACAAAACAGGGAGGTAATAAACAAGTTAGAATTGTAGAAGGGAAGTACTTTTTAAATGTGCCTGGTAGCACCATCAACGATTATTTTCAGGTGGTAGATAAAAAAGGAAATAGCAATGACAGGGTTTATTTAATGGCAGTGCCGTATATGGGAGGCTATAATCCGGACTATTCAGGTCTTGATTTTTGTGAGGCAGCGTCAACAATTGTCACCCAGCAAATTTTAATTTGA
- a CDS encoding TonB-dependent receptor plug domain-containing protein produces the protein MVKIYTSICFALFLSVFGSQTLHANTVVVKGGNSVYFAFQQDTTKAKKEPSTFSVKTDTIGQMIKALQKFKAVRDTINIRSATPIPNLSLQQIIKGNLAGVYVQEPNGEPGTEQSIIIQGASGQLFTKKDIYALQPAVYLNGVPLVADNPFAFDVQKYDYNRVGPATNLLSQISIDNIQSISVIKDPFELAKLGPNAANGAIYITTKNARAAGLRDISANAYFGYVTAPTVNTINGVYENNFRKPFYQKYATTENYAGYASYLRDSTNTAYYGPSNWNDVYYKNTPTFSADLGITGGGDRANFRFFGSGTQNAGNADDTHINKYNLFFGINMAPFKWLTVSSSVNAARLDRTRNRSLRDRFAETRYIPDLSNPLSPNASIYGSFLGENEKNVDNNRSSILNGNLIISAKINKITLASSLIFDYNEGVRDYFTPSTLMDGVSYVSNYFGYSQRLLQSNTASYKYEINKANTVDFEIGQSFQGDTYKYNYARAYNGPNDYVKLNLVDGREKINDVDNPDYLNTLAKGGFYVFRYIDKERNNLMSFYGSAKYSYKNLLNVSALLRRDGSSNGQPDSRWVTTPAFSATFNLKEQFLKDNTFFDNLNLSAGWGRNLRVFLDDRYAAGPQYRSENGWFEEPTIPGYGGRLGINRPYESGFIGYGISLPFSDRTSITLDASFLKNRINAAISAYNRNDNNNIVGVPVPFETGYSVNYQSGMDINNKGLELMLNGVIISKPKGLNWNTTLNINYNHNELKALPNGLKEVVVGDNKLAVGKPVGSFWLYSNNGIYNTNADVPAGRTFNGIPMKAGDPNWADYNGDNRVDSKDKVLTGNRLPKFVGGWNNTLAYKNFDLNFNFIFALGQKAINQYEATRYGFINREASNDINSVKEVSSWQIFDNEKAYPIYNPWSDVDAYRVDQDLFLEDASYVKLRSVTLGYDFGKTSFFKKSGKTIRRAYLYATAMNLFTITRFTGADPELVNYTGYYDGANLTIPRTFVLGFKLDL, from the coding sequence ATGGTTAAAATTTACACAAGCATTTGTTTTGCCTTGTTTTTATCTGTTTTTGGATCTCAAACTTTACACGCCAATACGGTAGTGGTAAAGGGGGGTAATAGTGTGTATTTTGCTTTTCAGCAAGATACTACGAAAGCTAAGAAAGAGCCATCAACATTTTCTGTAAAAACAGATACAATAGGGCAAATGATTAAGGCGTTGCAGAAATTTAAGGCTGTACGCGATACGATTAACATCCGTTCGGCAACGCCAATTCCAAATTTGTCATTACAACAGATTATTAAAGGGAATTTGGCAGGAGTTTACGTACAGGAGCCAAATGGCGAGCCAGGAACTGAACAGAGCATTATTATACAAGGAGCTTCCGGGCAATTGTTTACAAAAAAGGATATTTATGCACTACAGCCGGCAGTTTATTTAAACGGTGTGCCGTTGGTAGCCGATAACCCTTTTGCTTTTGATGTACAGAAGTATGACTACAATAGGGTTGGTCCGGCAACTAATTTACTTTCTCAGATTAGTATTGATAATATTCAGTCTATTTCGGTGATTAAAGATCCATTTGAGCTGGCCAAACTTGGACCAAATGCAGCAAATGGCGCAATATATATTACTACAAAGAATGCAAGGGCAGCCGGTCTTCGTGATATTAGTGCAAACGCTTATTTTGGTTATGTAACTGCACCCACTGTAAATACAATTAATGGTGTTTACGAAAATAATTTCAGAAAACCATTTTATCAAAAATATGCAACTACCGAGAATTATGCAGGTTATGCTTCTTATTTAAGAGATTCTACCAATACCGCATATTACGGGCCATCTAACTGGAATGATGTCTATTATAAAAATACACCAACCTTTTCGGCTGATTTAGGTATTACAGGTGGTGGCGATCGGGCAAATTTCAGATTTTTTGGTTCAGGTACTCAAAATGCTGGTAATGCCGATGATACCCACATTAATAAGTATAACTTATTTTTTGGAATTAACATGGCGCCGTTTAAATGGCTTACTGTTTCGAGTAGCGTAAACGCAGCCCGTTTAGATCGTACCAGAAACCGAAGCCTGAGAGATCGTTTTGCAGAAACCAGGTATATTCCTGATTTATCAAATCCCTTATCACCAAATGCCTCTATATATGGAAGCTTTTTAGGCGAAAATGAAAAAAATGTTGACAATAACCGCTCTAGTATATTAAATGGAAATTTAATAATAAGTGCTAAAATCAATAAAATAACCCTCGCTTCAAGTCTAATTTTTGATTATAATGAAGGGGTTAGAGATTATTTTACTCCCTCTACCTTAATGGATGGAGTAAGCTATGTATCTAATTATTTTGGCTATAGTCAGCGTTTGTTACAAAGCAATACGGCTTCTTATAAATATGAAATTAATAAAGCAAATACAGTTGATTTTGAAATAGGCCAGAGCTTTCAGGGCGATACTTATAAATATAATTATGCAAGGGCTTATAATGGACCAAATGATTATGTAAAATTAAACCTGGTTGACGGTCGTGAAAAGATTAACGATGTCGATAACCCTGATTATCTAAATACCCTGGCTAAAGGTGGATTCTATGTTTTTAGATATATAGACAAAGAACGGAACAATTTAATGTCTTTCTATGGATCAGCCAAATACAGTTATAAAAATCTGTTAAATGTAAGTGCCCTTTTAAGAAGAGATGGTTCTTCGAACGGACAGCCAGACAGCAGATGGGTAACTACACCAGCTTTTAGCGCCACCTTTAATTTAAAGGAGCAGTTCTTAAAAGACAATACTTTTTTTGATAACCTGAACCTAAGTGCAGGTTGGGGAAGAAATTTGAGAGTTTTCCTTGACGACAGATATGCAGCAGGTCCTCAGTACCGTTCAGAAAATGGATGGTTTGAAGAGCCAACTATCCCAGGTTACGGAGGTAGATTGGGAATAAACAGACCATATGAAAGTGGCTTTATTGGTTATGGAATTAGCTTGCCTTTTTCTGATCGTACCAGTATAACCCTAGATGCATCTTTCCTGAAAAACAGAATTAATGCAGCAATTAGCGCTTATAATCGTAATGATAATAATAACATTGTTGGCGTACCAGTACCTTTTGAAACAGGTTATAGTGTTAACTATCAATCGGGAATGGATATTAACAATAAAGGTTTAGAACTCATGTTGAACGGAGTAATCATCAGTAAACCAAAAGGGTTAAACTGGAATACTACCTTAAACATCAATTACAATCACAATGAACTTAAAGCATTACCTAACGGTTTAAAGGAAGTAGTTGTTGGAGATAATAAACTTGCTGTTGGTAAACCTGTTGGAAGTTTTTGGTTGTATAGCAACAATGGAATTTACAATACCAATGCCGATGTACCTGCAGGAAGAACCTTTAATGGTATTCCAATGAAAGCTGGCGATCCTAACTGGGCAGATTATAACGGCGATAACCGTGTTGATAGTAAAGATAAAGTTTTAACAGGTAACAGGTTGCCGAAATTTGTAGGTGGCTGGAACAATACCCTGGCCTATAAAAACTTTGATCTTAATTTCAACTTCATATTTGCATTGGGGCAAAAAGCAATTAATCAATATGAAGCTACCCGTTATGGATTTATTAATCGTGAAGCAAGTAACGATATCAATTCGGTTAAAGAAGTTTCTTCTTGGCAGATATTTGACAATGAAAAAGCATATCCAATTTACAATCCATGGAGCGATGTTGATGCTTATCGTGTAGATCAGGACCTATTCCTTGAAGATGCTTCATATGTAAAATTAAGATCGGTAACATTAGGTTACGATTTCGGTAAAACATCATTTTTTAAAAAATCGGGTAAAACAATAAGAAGGGCATATTTATATGCAACCGCGATGAACTTGTTTACCATAACCAGGTTTACAGGTGCAGATCCTGAACTTGTAAACTATACCGGATACTACGATGGAGCCAATTTAACCATCCCTAGAACTTTTGTATTAGGCTTTAAATTGGATTTATAA
- a CDS encoding RagB/SusD family nutrient uptake outer membrane protein, with translation MNDIINKENRFYKTAAAILVLLIGFGNFSCKKIDDVQSTRLSTEETNWKTLEDAKANLLSVYGLLRSATVADNGHWIMGDLRQGDFTITNRADLKAVVNGQLNASYPVINRLTNWRRFYAAINAASLFIERAKEIKSLDPRYTQINFDVDVAQARMLRAFAYFYMSRIWGDVPLLTSSHDGEFVQLARTSQQKVLAFATNELLAAAKVVPFRYGGTDPIMPGLYYGANWPSWNGIVFTRLSAYIILAHIAAWQGNYIDVANYSKFVLDNQSTQYFVDGANPLDYIDMNALTENQNNYSPFAYKRANLMVGFPFEAGNGLSTANGHIEQLTLAYPFIPKSQPEMFVSKDTIIKAFSVPFDLRFSRDPITGLLRTNYFYGFESERPIFNKIKVIYPSNTSGNVTLFSSSMVFSRMEEITLLRAEALAVLGQNDQALNALNRACLLRGFGFTTSTPDLVAAIFQERRRELMGEGWRWYDIVRYNRIKNPQTVFATKGGKSMTFKEFEAAGGIYWPVSQDVINANSSITQNPYW, from the coding sequence ATGAATGATATAATCAATAAAGAAAATAGGTTTTACAAAACTGCTGCTGCAATTTTGGTATTACTAATTGGCTTTGGAAACTTTTCTTGTAAAAAGATTGACGATGTACAATCGACAAGATTATCTACCGAAGAAACCAACTGGAAAACCTTAGAAGATGCCAAAGCCAATCTGCTATCGGTATATGGTTTACTTCGTTCGGCTACTGTAGCTGATAACGGCCACTGGATCATGGGCGATTTAAGACAAGGTGATTTTACTATTACCAATCGTGCCGATTTAAAGGCAGTTGTGAATGGCCAGCTAAATGCTTCTTACCCGGTAATTAACAGGTTAACCAACTGGAGAAGATTTTATGCAGCCATAAATGCGGCAAGCCTTTTTATAGAGCGGGCAAAAGAGATTAAAAGTTTAGATCCACGTTATACCCAAATAAATTTTGATGTAGATGTTGCACAGGCCAGAATGCTTAGGGCTTTTGCTTATTTTTATATGAGCAGAATTTGGGGCGATGTGCCTTTGCTTACCTCATCTCACGATGGTGAATTTGTACAACTGGCCAGAACATCACAACAAAAAGTACTGGCTTTTGCTACCAACGAATTGTTGGCTGCGGCTAAGGTTGTACCTTTTAGATATGGTGGTACCGATCCGATTATGCCAGGCTTATATTATGGCGCAAACTGGCCTTCATGGAATGGTATCGTTTTTACACGCTTATCAGCTTATATCATTTTAGCACACATTGCTGCATGGCAAGGTAACTATATCGATGTGGCCAACTATTCTAAATTTGTTTTGGACAATCAATCTACCCAATATTTTGTAGATGGCGCTAACCCGTTGGATTATATTGATATGAATGCGCTAACGGAAAATCAGAACAACTATAGCCCGTTTGCATACAAAAGAGCGAACCTTATGGTGGGTTTCCCTTTTGAAGCTGGTAATGGTTTATCAACTGCCAACGGCCACATTGAGCAATTAACGCTGGCTTATCCTTTTATTCCGAAATCACAGCCAGAAATGTTTGTTTCTAAAGATACCATCATCAAGGCATTTTCAGTTCCATTTGATTTAAGGTTCAGCAGAGATCCAATAACAGGTTTATTGAGAACGAATTATTTCTATGGTTTTGAATCTGAACGTCCAATTTTTAATAAAATAAAGGTAATCTATCCATCCAACACTTCCGGTAATGTTACCTTATTCAGTTCATCGATGGTATTTAGCCGCATGGAAGAAATTACCTTGTTAAGGGCTGAGGCACTAGCTGTTTTAGGGCAGAACGATCAGGCACTTAATGCGCTGAACAGGGCCTGTTTATTAAGAGGCTTTGGTTTTACCACCAGCACACCAGATTTAGTTGCTGCAATTTTTCAGGAGCGTAGAAGGGAGTTAATGGGCGAAGGCTGGAGATGGTACGATATTGTACGCTACAATAGAATTAAAAACCCGCAAACTGTTTTTGCAACCAAAGGTGGTAAGTCGATGACGTTTAAGGAGTTTGAGGCTGCCGGAGGTATTTATTGGCCAGTATCACAAGATGTAATTAATGCCAATTCATCAATTACCCAAAATCCATACTGGTAA
- a CDS encoding DUF5007 domain-containing protein, whose protein sequence is MKNKLNLLRICLILVLGSIALSACKKNLPDERLSIANDSQYTQYLYQPVLGRNTLFANNFQYGNSSRPLDFKIVNMRTFNGEPAPELTNNYPVTVWKTAYDGTEKSLAAIEAKRTIENHPLFEVRPHSGEFMMWAAANSNMVKAQPDSGYVFDVEMSNSGGRKYYQNFRLRPLRERPYEPSNLDPITGQGTSVSVNPTSVFITGERGQLLNTRDDVQVLFKKTGNGNSLTFKFADTLSNPIDPNKFAATDWANLVHGFNMVKDAGKVKYEVAYPIPCSAYPTKYTTLSGDQARVVFRFNRQAFGNIQQQCFLSFNFNIYQKGDWEITFWFKRDKPKFDND, encoded by the coding sequence ATGAAAAATAAATTAAATCTATTGCGTATATGCTTAATTCTGGTATTGGGTAGCATAGCCTTATCGGCATGTAAAAAGAATTTACCTGATGAACGTTTATCAATAGCCAACGATTCTCAGTACACCCAATATTTATATCAACCGGTTTTAGGTAGAAATACTTTGTTTGCCAATAACTTTCAATACGGTAACTCTAGTCGTCCTTTGGATTTTAAAATTGTAAACATGCGCACCTTTAACGGGGAGCCGGCACCAGAGTTAACCAACAACTACCCCGTAACCGTTTGGAAAACTGCCTACGATGGGACCGAGAAATCCCTTGCAGCGATCGAAGCGAAACGTACTATAGAAAACCATCCGTTATTCGAAGTAAGACCACACTCTGGTGAGTTTATGATGTGGGCTGCGGCCAACTCAAATATGGTAAAGGCACAGCCAGATTCGGGCTACGTTTTTGATGTAGAAATGTCAAATTCAGGAGGTAGAAAGTACTATCAGAATTTCCGTTTGCGCCCTTTGCGTGAGCGTCCGTATGAGCCATCAAATTTAGACCCTATAACAGGGCAAGGTACCTCAGTATCGGTTAATCCTACCAGTGTATTTATCACAGGCGAACGCGGACAGTTACTCAATACCAGAGATGACGTGCAGGTTTTGTTTAAGAAAACAGGAAATGGTAACAGTCTCACTTTCAAATTCGCAGATACATTATCTAATCCTATTGATCCGAATAAGTTTGCCGCTACTGATTGGGCTAATTTAGTACATGGCTTTAACATGGTTAAAGATGCTGGGAAGGTAAAATACGAGGTGGCTTATCCAATACCTTGCAGTGCTTATCCAACTAAGTACACTACGCTGTCAGGAGATCAGGCGAGGGTTGTTTTCAGGTTTAACAGGCAGGCATTTGGGAATATACAACAACAGTGTTTCCTGTCCTTCAACTTTAATATTTACCAAAAAGGAGATTGGGAAATCACTTTCTGGTTTAAGCGTGATAAACCAAAATTTGATAATGATTAA